AATGGAACTTCACGGCTGGACCTCCTTGAAACCGCGATCGGGGAAGGCATTGTGCACGGTCTCGCCGTCCTCGAGCGTCACCACACGCAGATACTTCTAGAGCTCGGGCACCCAGATCCAATATCGAACTCGTCCGTCACCCTGCACCTCGCGGTGCGCCGGATTGCGCAGCGCCTCCTCACACCACTCACGCCGGATATAGGGCCGCTTCCGCAAGACCTGCTCTTCAAAATACCGCGTCGTCTTCACGTCCGAGCCGGTCGCTCCCTCTTCTCCACCAGGAACCCCAGCACCGCCTCGACAAACGCCTCAGGCTGCTCCAGGTGCGGGGCATGCCCGGCGTCGGGGATGATCCTGACCGTCGCCTGCGGCATGGCGCCCGCCATGGCGCGACTGATCTCCACGTATTTTCCGTCAAGCTCCCCGGCGATGAGCAACACCGGCACAGCGATCTCACCCAGGCGGTCGTGCACCGGCGCCATGGCCCCGGCGCCCATGCCGCGCAGGCTATTGGCGAGGCCGCGTGGGGTGTGGCTGAGACGCTGCGCTCGCAGGCGCGCCCGCGTCGCCTCCGGCAGCCGCTGCTGGCTGGCGAAGAGGGGCAATCGCTCCCAGGCATCGACGAAGGCTTGCAGCCCCTCACGCTCGATCCGGTCGGCCAGGGCCGCATCGCTTGCCACGCGGGCCGCGCGCTCATCCGGGTCGGCGATGCCCGGCGACGCACCCTCCAGCACCAGCGCGCTCACCCGCTCGGGCGCGGCCAGCGCCAGGTGCAGCGCCGTCCGCCCACCCATCGAATAGCCGAGCACGGCAGCGCGGTCGATGTCGAGCGCGTCGAGCAGCGCGACGAGATCCGCCACGCAGCGATCCATGGCGTACCGGGCCGGGTCGGCGGGCACGTCGGAACGGCCGTGCCCGATCAGGTCGGGCGCGACCGTGTGGAAGTGCGCCTGCAAGGCGGGCAGCAGCGGCTCCCACGTGGCCGCGCTGCCGGTGAAGCCGTGGAGCAGTAGCAGCGGGGGACCGTCGCCCCCGCGCTCGACGTGGAGACGGACGCCGTTGACCGCGATCAGGCCCACGCCGGCACCTCACCCGCCAGCGCGGCCGACACCGCGCGCCACATCTCGCGGTGGAGCGCCACGTTCCGCTCCCGGTCGGTCGGCACCTCGACGATGCTCAGACCCGACGCCGCGACGCCTTGCGCAACGGCCTCCCGGAAGGCGTCCCAGGTCGCGATCCGGGTGTACGCCGCACCGTAGAGGTCGGCCACGGGGCGGAAATCGAGGCCATGGGGCGTGCCGAAGAGCGCCTCGAAGTGCTCCGGATAGGCGGCCTGGGGCAGGAAGGAGAAGATCCCACCGCCGTCGTTGTTGAACAGGACGATGGTCGCGCTCAGGTCGTGCAGCTTCGCGGCCAGCAGGCCGTTCATGTCGTGGTAGAAGGAGATGTCGCCGATCGCCAGCACCAGCGGTCCGTCGCTGGCGGCCGCGGCGCCGAGCGCGCTGGAGATCACGCCGTCGATGCCGTTGGCGCCCCGGTTTGCCAGGAAACGGATCGCCCGCTGGCTCCGAGGGAAGAAGGTATCGAGGTCCCGCACCGGCATGCTGTTCCCGGCGAACAGGGTGCTCCCCTCCGGCAGCAGCGCGGCAAGTTCGGCGAAGACCTTACCCTCGAACAATTCGTCCATTCCGGCCAGCCGCTGCGCGATCGCGCCGCGAGCGGCGCGGTCGGCCTGCTGCCAGGTGGTGAGCCAGGTGGGTCGGCCCTCACCCCCCGACCCCCTCTCCCAATGCTGGGAGAGGGGGAGATCCGTAAGCGCGGAGCAGAGGTGGGTGGGCGAGGCGTGGACGACCTCGGCAGCGAGGAGTGCGGGATCCTCCCAGCCGTCGCCACCGTCGACCACGATGTGCCGCGCGGCCGGGTGGCGCTGCAGGTAGAGCAGCACCGGCTTGGATGTCGGCATGGCGCCGAAGCGCAGCACCAGATCGGGCGCCAGGCGCTCGACGAGCGCCGGGTCGCGCAGGAACGCATCGTAGGCGTCGAGCACGACATCGTCCACGTGCGGCCCACAGCGC
This genomic window from Sphaerobacter thermophilus DSM 20745 contains:
- the menH gene encoding 2-succinyl-6-hydroxy-2,4-cyclohexadiene-1-carboxylate synthase, which gives rise to MGLIAVNGVRLHVERGGDGPPLLLLHGFTGSAATWEPLLPALQAHFHTVAPDLIGHGRSDVPADPARYAMDRCVADLVALLDALDIDRAAVLGYSMGGRTALHLALAAPERVSALVLEGASPGIADPDERAARVASDAALADRIEREGLQAFVDAWERLPLFASQQRLPEATRARLRAQRLSHTPRGLANSLRGMGAGAMAPVHDRLGEIAVPVLLIAGELDGKYVEISRAMAGAMPQATVRIIPDAGHAPHLEQPEAFVEAVLGFLVEKRERPART
- the menD gene encoding 2-succinyl-5-enolpyruvyl-6-hydroxy-3-cyclohexene-1-carboxylic-acid synthase; the encoded protein is MTHEQVLFTYVGAFVDELARAGVRHVVFAPGSRSTPLAVMLARHPDIRLWLHLDERSAAFFALGMAKARREPVAVVCSSGTAAANFLPAVVEARYARVPLLLLTADRPHELRDVGAPQAIDQIHLFGSNVKWFVDAAPPEATPGMLRYARMLAARAAATALADPAGPVHLNFPFREPLMPLSPEEDAPAEGVATGITVSRAPRVPDPATVQALAKELAAARRGLIVCGPQTDPDLGPAVVGLARALGFPVLADPLSHVRCGPHVDDVVLDAYDAFLRDPALVERLAPDLVLRFGAMPTSKPVLLYLQRHPAARHIVVDGGDGWEDPALLAAEVVHASPTHLCSALTDLPLSQHWERGSGGEGRPTWLTTWQQADRAARGAIAQRLAGMDELFEGKVFAELAALLPEGSTLFAGNSMPVRDLDTFFPRSQRAIRFLANRGANGIDGVISSALGAAAASDGPLVLAIGDISFYHDMNGLLAAKLHDLSATIVLFNNDGGGIFSFLPQAAYPEHFEALFGTPHGLDFRPVADLYGAAYTRIATWDAFREAVAQGVAASGLSIVEVPTDRERNVALHREMWRAVSAALAGEVPAWA